The Pithys albifrons albifrons isolate INPA30051 chromosome 13, PitAlb_v1, whole genome shotgun sequence genome has a segment encoding these proteins:
- the GRAMD2A gene encoding GRAM domain-containing protein 2A isoform X2, with the protein MHEKAAPLKSPEPRHGREKLEVSHKQKSLDSLDGSLRLNEALKDEDIKKCHREVAASKYNSQYHKLFKDIPTEESVLKVCSCALQRDILIQGRLYISPNWLCFYANLFGKDIKVVIPVVSVQLIKKHKTARLLPNGLAITTTASRKYIFVSLISRDSVYDVLRRVCTHLQVSSKKSLSLKELSEEPDAVSLEVIVPEGKWRKVSPASLSLSLPDANYQCIHRTSVSSLSTKESSFTSEEPLVSESAINTEEELEVEQSCVAELRPSDYQLLKIFIVLICLLVVSSSYLAFRIFRLEQQLCSLNRDYLSRGHRR; encoded by the exons ATGCATGAGAAAGCAGCTCCCCTGAAGAGCCCCGAGCCCAGGCACGGCCGCGAGAAGCTGGAGGTGTCCCACAAGCAGAAGAGTTTGGATTCCCTCGACggcag ccTCCGCCTGAATGAAGCCCTCAAGGATGAGGACATCAAGAAATGCCACCGGGAAGTG GCCGCTAGCAAGTACAACTCCCAGTACCACAAGCTGTTCAAGGACATCCCGACGGAGGAGAGTGTGCTGAAAG TTTGTTCCTGTGCACTCCAGAGAGATATCCTCATCCAGGGAAGGCTTTACATCTCCCCCAACTGGCTCTGCTTCTACGCAAACCTGTTTGGGAAGGACATCAAG GTTGTGATCCCGGTGGTCTCCGTGCAGCTGATCAAGAAGCACAAGACAGCTCGGCTGCTGCCCAACGGCCTGGCCATCACCACCACTGCCAGCAGGAAG TACATCTTCGTGTCCCTCATCTCCCGCGACAGTGTCTATGATGTGCTGAGGAGAGTCTGCACACACCTGCAG GTTTCCAGTAAGAAGAGTTTGAGTCTGAAAGAGCTGTCAGAGGAGCCGGACGCCGTGTCATTG gagGTGATCGTCCCCGAGGGCAAGTGGAGGAAGGTGTCACCTGCCtcgctgtcactgtcactgccagaTGCCAACTACCAGTGCATCCACCGGACCTCTGTCAGCAGCCTGAGCACCAAGGAGAGCTCCTTCACCTCTGAGGAGCCCCTGGTTTCAG AAAGTGCAATAAACAccgaggaggagctggaggtggaGCAGAGCTGCGTGGCGGAGCTGAGACCCTCTGACTACCAGCTCCTGAAGATCTTCATTGTGCT catcTGCCTCCTGGTCGTGTCCTCCTCGTACCTGGCGTTCCGCATCTTCcgtctggagcagcagctctgctccctgaaCCGGGACTACCTCTCCCGCGGGCACAGGAGGTGA
- the GRAMD2A gene encoding GRAM domain-containing protein 2A isoform X1: protein MHEKAAPLKSPEPRHGREKLEVSHKQKSLDSLDGSLRLNEALKDEDIKKCHREVAASKYNSQYHKLFKDIPTEESVLKVCSCALQRDILIQGRLYISPNWLCFYANLFGKDIKVVIPVVSVQLIKKHKTARLLPNGLAITTTASRKYIFVSLISRDSVYDVLRRVCTHLQVSSKKSLSLKELSEEPDAVSLEVIVPEGKWRKVSPASLSLSLPDANYQCIHRTSVSSLSTKESSFTSEEPLVSESAINTEEELEVEQSCVAELRPSDYQLLKIFIVLICLLVVSSSYLAFRIFRLEQQLCSLNRDYLSRGHRR, encoded by the exons ATGCATGAGAAAGCAGCTCCCCTGAAGAGCCCCGAGCCCAGGCACGGCCGCGAGAAGCTGGAGGTGTCCCACAAGCAGAAGAGTTTGGATTCCCTCGACggcag ccTCCGCCTGAATGAAGCCCTCAAGGATGAGGACATCAAGAAATGCCACCGGGAAGTG GCCGCTAGCAAGTACAACTCCCAGTACCACAAGCTGTTCAAGGACATCCCGACGGAGGAGAGTGTGCTGAAAG TTTGTTCCTGTGCACTCCAGAGAGATATCCTCATCCAGGGAAGGCTTTACATCTCCCCCAACTGGCTCTGCTTCTACGCAAACCTGTTTGGGAAGGACATCAAG GTTGTGATCCCGGTGGTCTCCGTGCAGCTGATCAAGAAGCACAAGACAGCTCGGCTGCTGCCCAACGGCCTGGCCATCACCACCACTGCCAGCAGGAAG TACATCTTCGTGTCCCTCATCTCCCGCGACAGTGTCTATGATGTGCTGAGGAGAGTCTGCACACACCTGCAG GTTTCCAGTAAGAAGAGTTTGAGTCTGAAAGAGCTGTCAGAGGAGCCGGACGCCGTGTCATTG gagGTGATCGTCCCCGAGGGCAAGTGGAGGAAGGTGTCACCTGCCtcgctgtcactgtcactgccagaTGCCAACTACCAGTGCATCCACCGGACCTCTGTCAGCAGCCTGAGCACCAAGGAGAGCTCCTTCACCTCTGAGGAGCCCCTGGTTTCAG AAAGTGCAATAAACAccgaggaggagctggaggtggaGCAGAGCTGCGTGGCGGAGCTGAGACCCTCTGACTACCAGCTCCTGAAGATCTTCATTGTGCT catcTGCCTCCTGGTCGTGTCCTCCTCGTACCTGGCGTTCCGCATCTTCcgtctggagcagcagctctgctccctgaaCCGGGACTACCTCTCCCGCGGGCACAGGAG GTGA
- the SENP8 gene encoding sentrin-specific protease 8, whose protein sequence is MDPVVLSYMDSLLRQSDVALLEPPNWLNDHIIGFAFEYFANEQFQEFGHRVCFIGPEVAQFIKCALSQEEIAMFLQPLDLPHKELVFLPINDNSSQAAGGTHWSLLVYFRDKKCFAHYDSHSKCNSSHAKQVAGKLEAFLGKRGGKATFVEEKAPAQQNSYDCGMYVICNAEALCHGYCQGRPEPGLQHLTPAYITQRRAEWRALITKLAHK, encoded by the coding sequence ATGGATCCCGTGGTGCTCAGCTACATGGACAGCCTGCTGAGGCAGTCAGACGTGGCCCTGCTGGAACCTCCCAACTGGCTCAACGACCACATCATCGGCTTCGCCTTCGAGTACTTCGCCAACGAGCAGTTCCAGGAGTTCGGCCACCGCGTCTGCTTCATCGGCCCCGAGGTGGCCCAGTTCATCAAGTGTGCCCTCAGCCAGGAGGAAATAGCCATGTTCCTGCAGCCACTGGACCTTCCCCACAAGGAGCTGGTGTTCCTGCCCATCAATGACAACTCCAGCCAGGCCGCCGGGGGCACCCACTGGAGCCTGCTGGTGTATTTCAGGGACAAGAAGTGCTTCGCCCACTATGATTCCCACAGCAAGTGCAACTCTTCCCATGCCAAGCAGGTGGCAGGGAAGCTGGAGGCCTTTCTGGGCAAAAGAGGGGGCAAAGCCACCTTCGTGGAGGAGAAGGCGCCGGCGCAGCAGAACAGCTACGACTGTGGGATGTACGTGATCTGCAACGCCGAGGCGCTGTGCCACGGGTACTGCCAGGGCCGGCCCGAGCcggggctgcagcacctcacCCCCGCCTACATCACACAGAGGAGAGCGGAGTGGAGAGCCCTCATCACTAAACTGGCACACAAGTGA